The genome window ACAGGccaaaatttcagaaaaaaaattcccatttcCATGTTTTGGCAAAAGTTATAAATAGAGGCAAAACTTTCTGCATCCAAATTTATCCTAAGTTCAATTTGGCACCTAGTTAGAATCCAAAGACTGCTAACAAGACAAGACTTTAAGATGAATCTTAAAAATGCTTGATTATCATTAGCGTATAATCTAcgcaaacaaaaagaaatggtAGTAGATATAACACATAAGCTATAAAAACATTGAGAACAGGAAATTAAGAATCATCCACACAAAGCCAAAAACATAATGTAGAAGTACCTGCTGCTTTAATAATTTCATGCAAGCTTTCTTTCTAATATTGGGCATATCACTCAGAACACCCAACTCCATGGCAGGCATATATCTGAGCCAAAAAGTAATCGCAATGAGCGCATTAAGACTCTCAAACCTTTATCCTctgtttggctgctgagaaatTTCAGGAAAATTAAACTATGATATTTTCAAACTTCCTTGGCATATTGCTTCGGTTTGAgacaattaaaatgaaaatcacaAAAATAGGCAAAGAATCAAACATTTTGAGATTGCATTTCTCAACTGCATCTCTCGTCTTTTCCCGCGTTTCCTCAGTAACCAAACGGACCATAAAATTCAAAGAACCATAAGTTGAAGCAAAACGTTTGTAATTGCCTTTGAGAGAGAAAGGAATTGACAAGATCTGTGGCATGTGACTTCCCTTTGAGGCAGTAGAAGTCCATTGTTGTCTGTAGGAAGCTAATTTCGACCACTGGTTTCGGAGGTTTCGCTGCGCGGCTGGTCTCCATAGGCGGATGACAGAAGGTGGTGGTTGTGGAGATTTTGGAGCTAGGGCTTTGGAGATTTGAAGcagaagaagaacaagaagaagttgCGTCTAGGGTTTCCATGGTCCGTTCCGCCTAGGATCAAGCCACGCACAAAACTTGATCAATCGACCAACGGGGCCAAACGGTGAAACCGAAACGACGCGTTTCAAAGAGGCTCCCAACGACGCCGTTTGTAGAAATCCCATGAGGTTGGGACTTTCTCCGTTTATCCTTCACCAAAGCCACAGGCACGTCTCATAGCAGGCACAGATGAATAATAGAAGAGGAAGCCTTTTGGGAATAGCAAGATCCTTCCCATCCGAGCGGTGCCGGAGAAGATGAAAGCTGCGTCCGTTTTGATCTCAATCACTCCAATGCTATACTTTTCCCAACGTTTTTAGCTTGCGTTTTTAGCAACGTCAAAAAAATATTCGAATCTTAAATTCGTAATCATAATTAGTAACtgatcattcactttttatttttatttttattttttatttatttttatgggtattttatatttggtttctaaATCTGGTTTCCATAGCTTAGGTTTTCTATAAATAGCACAGGTGGACATTAGAGGAGAAGCGCTGTTCTTGATCGATCTGACCCCTTTTTCTTCTGTTGCTCCACATACCCAGTGATTGAATTTTGATcaatctttcttcttcttcttcttcttcagaatGGGTCGTGGCAAGTTAAAAATGGAGTTGATCGCTAATGAGAAACTTCGATGCAGAACTTTCCGAAATAGGCAAAAGGGCTTGAAGAAAAAGCTCCAGGAGTTGTCAACTCTATGTGATGTTGAAGCGTGTATGATCATGCATTGTGATCAGAATGGCAATGGCACCTATTCTTCTCAGCCTGATGTTTGGCCTGAAAATCACTATGAAGTTCAACGTATAGTGAACAAGTACATGAAAGAAGACCATGGAAAGAGGACGATGGATTTATCTGACATTCTTGAAAGCAGAAAGAGGAAGGCCGAACTTGAGCTGCAAAAGCTGCGGGAAAAAAATGGCGAAACCAAAGGGCAGACTTCTGAGACTGGATTGGAACTGGATGGGCTTTCCTATGAAAATCTGATGGAAATAAATGATCAATTGGACAGGAAACTTGAACATGTGATGAGTCTGATTGATTTGAAGAAGGGAGAAGCGGGCTTGATGAGTAAGACTCCTGTGAACTCCTCTCATATCCCGGGTTTGCCTATAGCTGAGCAAGCCTTTCAAGGCATTGAAATGTTCTTATATGATTTGGATTTTCCCGATACAAGTAGTGGAGTGGTTGAATCTGATTTGAAcccgatgatgatgatgaatatGGAGAATAGCGGATATCCAGAATTTGGAAGTGGAAAGGCATCCAGCAGTGAGCTCCTGCACCAC of Vitis vinifera cultivar Pinot Noir 40024 chromosome 17, ASM3070453v1 contains these proteins:
- the LOC104882390 gene encoding agamous-like MADS-box protein AGL1, encoding MGRGKLKMELIANEKLRCRTFRNRQKGLKKKLQELSTLCDVEACMIMHCDQNGNGTYSSQPDVWPENHYEVQRIVNKYMKEDHGKRTMDLSDILESRKRKAELELQKLREKNGETKGQTSETGLELDGLSYENLMEINDQLDRKLEHVMSLIDLKKGEAGLMSKTPVNSSHIPGLPIAEQAFQGIEMFLYDLDFPDTSSGVVESDLNPMMMMNMENSGYPEFGSGKASSSELLHHNTQFQDPIHCDPAHGMFKNNTDPSTSYQKMGTVPTMQDMSVSKNTMMFNTHPTNSMPQMGLSENMMFDMDHSIYSMQQISAYRQYLLDGYLFFHS